Below is a window of Tistrella mobilis DNA.
AGCGGGTCTTGTTCCCCCAGTCGAGTTCGCGGAGCGCGGTGACGATCTTCGACCGTGCCGCCACCTTGGCATTCGGGGCCACCGCATCTTCCAGGTCGAGAAAGACATGGTCTGCGGCCGAGCCCGCCGCCTTGGCCATCATCTTCTCGCTACTGCCGGGCACGCTCAGCTGGCTGCGGCGCAGGCGGCGGGGGCGGGTCGTCAGGCTGTCGGTCATTGTGTCAGGTCCTGGTTCTGGGTCGTCGGAACGAAGGGCGTCACGACAGGGCCGCAAGGCCGAATTCGGTGCGGATATCGCCCGCATGTTCGTCGAGCAGCGGTGCACGGGCGCGCACCCGGCCCTGGGTCAGGGTCATGCGCAGCGGCACACCGGCGATCATGCCCTGGCGGGCGGATCCCGGATGGTCGACCGGCTGGAGCATTTCGCGGACCGCCACATGCGGGTCGGCGAAGATGTCGGCGGCATCATTGACCGGGCCGAAGGGCACCAGCCCGCCGAGCGCCGCCCCAAGCTCGGCCTTGCTGCGGGTGGTGGTCCAGGCGGTCACCGCCTCGATCACCTCGGCGCGGTGAACCACCCGGTCGTTGTTCAGCGCATAGCGCGGATCGCTGCCAAGCTCCGGTCGGCCCATGGCGGTGCAGAGATCGCGCCAGAACCGGTCCTGCGGGCAGGCGATCGACACCCAGCCGTCGGCGGCGCGGAACAGGCCGAAGGGACAGAGCAGCGGATGGCCGTTGCCCTCGGGATGCGGCACCACGCCGGCATAGGAATGCTGGAAGGCGATGCGCTCGCAGAGCGCCAGGATGGCGTCGTACATGGCGATGTCGACGAACTGGCCCCGGCCGGTGCGGTCGGCATGGCGCACCGCCGCCAGGATGCCGAAGGCGAGCATGGTGGCCGGCACCGTGTCGCCGATGCCCGGCCCCACCTTCAGCGGCTGGTCGGGCGCCGGTCCCGTAATGCCCATCACCCCGCCCATCGCCTGGGCGACCACGTCATAGGCCGGCCAGTCGACATAGGGGCTGGCGCCGGTGCGCGGATCGCCGAAACCGCGCAGGCAGGCATAGACCAGCCGGGGGTTGACGGCGGCCAGCGTCTCGTAGCCGAGGCCCAGCCGGTCCATCACGCCGGTGCGGAAATTCTCCACCACCACATCGGCGCCTGCGACCAGCTTCAGGAAATCGGCCCGGCCGGCCGCGCTCTTCAGGTCCAGCGCGATGCT
It encodes the following:
- a CDS encoding CaiB/BaiF CoA transferase family protein translates to MNAAPEAGLAGALAGLKVIDLTVMLAGPFCTMLLADQGADVIKVEPPEGDHTRTVGPFMPDDGLRAFGGYFQSVNRNKRSIALDLKSAAGRADFLKLVAGADVVVENFRTGVMDRLGLGYETLAAVNPRLVYACLRGFGDPRTGASPYVDWPAYDVVAQAMGGVMGITGPAPDQPLKVGPGIGDTVPATMLAFGILAAVRHADRTGRGQFVDIAMYDAILALCERIAFQHSYAGVVPHPEGNGHPLLCPFGLFRAADGWVSIACPQDRFWRDLCTAMGRPELGSDPRYALNNDRVVHRAEVIEAVTAWTTTRSKAELGAALGGLVPFGPVNDAADIFADPHVAVREMLQPVDHPGSARQGMIAGVPLRMTLTQGRVRARAPLLDEHAGDIRTEFGLAALS